One genomic segment of Marinitoga piezophila KA3 includes these proteins:
- a CDS encoding HD-GYP domain-containing protein: MIVILQLDVLKNALNIYSRSLFSNNEIYIGFALRLENHNYLNIFTYNNLKKFYFKQSEDIVFKIPEKIFDSFFEKKESNFRISYSNEFSFLINDQLNEFYLKLYGLPSKEKNYGFLYIISKEKFSFDEEKKNIFRKFISVFENNVDTIYFDKYSKYSINAFVKNYLTILRNHSRIIYEHSLRVSDLSSIIASLLNLDEESIFKLQIASLIHDIGYIWVSQKAISEYIKNPEFDNNLIGIHLNRLEEMFLGNVLMTPYVNIAINHHERLDGKGYFGKSNLSIEDNILIISNYIDEQIVLTENEDITFVIKDIEKKAGKIFNKDVVNVAAEAIKIYYTEFHTESFSDLILKSKTLNLFYEAPGGEVIEFSGIIEKKFGDIIHINSKTFDEISKDSILKLKITTKDFPEYAKARVILKTPYGYVLKIIETKISKKSKLKVFWGFDFYIGFKNDITPLLKEKLTPVMKNILKSKFKRAKCKIFGAEGIIFTINSENDVFKVGDVVIFHITEFGESLYIPATLIEKKTGLHCNEYTSKFFELPERMQAAIYRLIFRRQASIRSIGGFHEE, translated from the coding sequence GTGATAGTTATTTTACAATTAGACGTTTTAAAAAACGCTTTAAACATATATTCAAGATCATTATTTTCTAATAATGAAATATATATTGGTTTTGCTTTAAGACTTGAAAATCATAATTATTTAAATATATTTACATACAATAATTTAAAAAAATTCTACTTTAAACAATCAGAAGATATTGTGTTTAAAATACCGGAAAAAATATTTGACTCTTTTTTTGAGAAGAAAGAGTCAAATTTCAGGATTTCTTATTCAAATGAATTTTCATTTTTAATAAATGATCAGCTTAATGAATTCTATTTGAAATTATATGGATTACCTTCAAAAGAAAAAAATTATGGATTTTTATATATTATTTCAAAAGAAAAATTTTCTTTCGATGAAGAAAAAAAGAATATTTTTAGAAAGTTTATTTCTGTTTTTGAAAATAATGTGGATACAATTTATTTTGATAAATACAGCAAATATTCTATAAATGCTTTTGTAAAGAATTATCTCACAATTTTAAGAAACCATTCCAGAATAATTTATGAACATTCTTTAAGAGTTTCTGATCTTTCAAGTATAATAGCTTCATTACTTAATCTTGATGAAGAAAGTATTTTTAAACTTCAAATTGCATCATTAATTCACGACATTGGATATATCTGGGTTTCACAAAAAGCTATTTCTGAATACATTAAAAATCCTGAATTTGATAACAATTTAATTGGAATACATTTAAATAGATTAGAAGAAATGTTTTTAGGCAATGTATTAATGACACCATATGTAAATATTGCTATAAATCATCATGAGAGACTTGATGGAAAAGGATATTTTGGAAAGAGTAACCTTTCAATAGAAGATAACATTCTTATTATTTCAAATTATATAGACGAACAGATTGTTTTAACAGAAAATGAAGACATAACTTTTGTTATTAAAGATATAGAGAAAAAAGCTGGAAAAATTTTTAATAAAGATGTTGTAAATGTTGCTGCAGAAGCAATAAAGATTTATTATACGGAATTTCATACTGAATCATTTAGTGATCTAATCTTAAAATCAAAAACTCTTAACCTCTTTTATGAGGCACCCGGTGGAGAAGTTATAGAATTTTCCGGAATAATAGAAAAAAAATTTGGAGATATTATTCATATTAATTCAAAAACATTTGACGAAATATCAAAAGATAGTATATTAAAATTAAAGATTACCACAAAGGATTTCCCGGAATATGCAAAAGCACGAGTAATTTTAAAAACTCCATATGGTTATGTTTTAAAAATTATAGAAACAAAAATAAGTAAAAAATCAAAATTAAAGGTTTTCTGGGGATTTGATTTTTATATAGGATTTAAAAACGATATAACTCCTCTTTTAAAGGAAAAGTTAACTCCTGTTATGAAAAATATTTTAAAATCAAAATTTAAAAGAGCAAAATGCAAGATTTTTGGAGCAGAAGGGATTATTTTCACTATTAATAGTGAAAATGATGTATTCAAGGTTGGAGATGTTGTGATATTTCACATAACAGAATTTGGCGAAAGTTTATATATTCCGGCAACTTTAATAGAAAAAAAGACCGGGTTACATTGCAATGAATATACTTCGAAATTTTTTGAATTACCTGAAAGAATGCAGGCTGCAATTTATAGACTTATATTCAGGAGACAAGCTTCTATACGTTCAATTGGCGGGTTTCATGAAGAATAA
- the rdgB gene encoding RdgB/HAM1 family non-canonical purine NTP pyrophosphatase has product MTIYLATGNKHKVKEINEIKPKNIELRGIFEIIKGFSVNEDGKTFIENSIKKAIEAATLLRMPVIADDSGLEIDILNGFPGIYSARFMEGKSYNEKMKYILKKLNNVPYERRTARFVCVATYYDPKKNLLFSVEGEVKGKIGYSISGKEGFGYDPIFIPDGYTISFGELGQEVKNKISHRKRAFEKLFRILNNITTIEKNS; this is encoded by the coding sequence ATGACGATATATCTTGCCACTGGAAATAAACATAAAGTAAAAGAAATAAATGAGATAAAGCCAAAAAATATTGAGTTAAGAGGAATTTTTGAAATAATAAAGGGTTTTTCTGTTAATGAAGACGGAAAAACCTTTATAGAAAATTCAATAAAAAAAGCAATAGAGGCAGCAACACTTTTAAGAATGCCGGTAATTGCTGATGATTCGGGATTGGAAATAGATATATTAAATGGATTTCCTGGCATATATTCTGCAAGGTTTATGGAAGGGAAAAGCTATAATGAAAAAATGAAATATATACTAAAAAAATTAAATAACGTTCCATACGAAAGAAGAACAGCACGATTTGTTTGTGTTGCTACATATTATGATCCAAAAAAGAACCTGTTATTCTCTGTTGAAGGAGAGGTAAAAGGTAAGATTGGTTATTCTATTTCAGGAAAGGAAGGATTTGGATACGATCCAATATTTATTCCAGATGGTTATACAATATCCTTTGGAGAATTGGGACAGGAAGTAAAGAATAAAATAAGTCATAGAAAAAGAGCATTTGAAAAGTTATTTAGGATATTGAATAATATTACAACAATAGAAAAGAACTCTTAA
- the rpe gene encoding ribulose-phosphate 3-epimerase: MEMKIYPSILAADFLKLGEEIKKVENNVDGIHIDVMDGMFVPNISFGTPIVKAVKKVTDLYLDAHLMIVDPDRYIEDYAKMGVHGITVHYEATTHLHRTVSKIKELGCDAGVSLNPHTPVFLLEEILPYLDRVLIMSVNPGFTGQKFIPSSLEKIRKLKSMIDEKNLNVTIEVDGGVGLKNIRDLYLAGVREFVVGAGVFHQEDSAKAAEELKKVGLGE, translated from the coding sequence ATGGAAATGAAGATATACCCTTCAATATTAGCTGCTGATTTTTTAAAATTGGGAGAGGAAATAAAAAAAGTAGAAAACAATGTTGATGGTATTCATATTGATGTTATGGATGGAATGTTTGTTCCTAATATATCCTTTGGAACCCCTATCGTTAAAGCAGTAAAAAAAGTAACAGATCTATATCTTGATGCACATTTAATGATAGTGGATCCAGATAGATATATTGAAGATTATGCGAAAATGGGAGTTCATGGTATTACCGTACATTATGAAGCAACAACACATTTACATAGAACAGTATCAAAAATAAAAGAATTGGGTTGTGATGCAGGTGTTTCATTAAACCCACATACTCCTGTATTTCTCCTCGAAGAAATATTGCCATATTTAGATAGAGTACTTATAATGAGTGTAAATCCAGGTTTTACAGGACAGAAGTTTATTCCTTCATCTTTAGAGAAAATAAGAAAATTAAAATCTATGATAGATGAAAAGAACCTTAATGTTACCATAGAGGTTGATGGTGGTGTTGGATTGAAAAATATAAGAGACTTATATCTTGCAGGAGTTAGAGAATTTGTTGTTGGTGCTGGAGTGTTTCATCAGGAAGATTCTGCAAAAGCAGCAGAAGAATTGAAGAAGGTTGGTTTGGGAGAATGA
- the rsgA gene encoding ribosome small subunit-dependent GTPase A — protein MKIKKGIVTRFHSNTLELLDLETNEKITAYLRGKFKLQKIKPIVGDYVEYSIDGVGGAKIENILPRKNMLYRPKIANVDQTILVTCLKSPKVDYLIIDKFLVQVEKNNLDCVIVLNKVDLLEQNEIDEFMKIYSPLYPVVLASAKKNIGIDEIKEYLKNKVSTFAGMSGVGKSSLLNAINPGLQLRVGEISEKLQRGKHTTTYTELLSFDFGGFVADTPGFAALEVYDFEPEKLKEFFIEFDEHSMYCGFNDCVHINEPNCGVKDAVKNGEISEIRYKNYLKIYNEVEEYNRRIRRKRWK, from the coding sequence GTGAAAATAAAAAAAGGAATAGTGACTCGATTTCATTCCAATACATTGGAACTTTTAGATCTTGAAACAAATGAAAAGATAACAGCATATTTAAGGGGAAAATTCAAACTTCAAAAAATAAAACCTATTGTAGGGGATTATGTTGAATACTCAATTGATGGGGTTGGCGGTGCAAAAATAGAGAATATATTGCCAAGAAAAAATATGCTGTATAGACCTAAAATAGCAAATGTTGATCAAACAATATTGGTAACCTGTTTAAAAAGCCCAAAAGTTGATTATTTGATAATAGATAAGTTTCTTGTACAGGTTGAAAAAAATAATCTTGATTGTGTTATTGTATTAAATAAAGTAGATCTGCTTGAACAAAACGAAATAGATGAATTTATGAAAATATATTCACCATTATATCCTGTAGTTCTTGCAAGTGCAAAAAAGAATATAGGTATAGATGAAATAAAAGAGTATCTAAAAAATAAAGTTTCTACATTTGCAGGAATGTCTGGAGTTGGAAAATCCTCATTATTAAATGCTATAAATCCAGGATTACAATTGAGAGTTGGAGAGATTTCAGAAAAACTTCAACGCGGAAAACACACAACTACATATACAGAACTGTTAAGCTTTGATTTTGGAGGATTTGTTGCTGATACTCCGGGTTTTGCAGCACTTGAAGTATATGATTTTGAACCGGAAAAACTAAAAGAATTCTTTATAGAATTTGATGAACATTCAATGTATTGTGGTTTTAATGACTGTGTTCATATAAATGAACCAAATTGCGGTGTAAAAGATGCTGTTAAAAATGGAGAAATCTCTGAAATAAGATACAAAAATTATTTGAAAATATATAACGAAGTGGAAGAATATAACAGAAGAATAAGGAGGAAAAGATGGAAATGA
- a CDS encoding PASTA domain-containing protein gives MKNVFRYIKKGIKNLILFILGLITGGTIFFLLIFAFVNANTYVSIPSLMGEDKETAINALKEKGLIPIVKGVGDSVLYTDPPANTKVKKGRHVFIQLGRIEKLKVPDLIGIPVEVAEEFLTEYKLKYKIIKIYYPDEKIETVIDMTPKPNTPVMEGDTIILKVASSEVNK, from the coding sequence ATGAAAAATGTCTTTAGATATATAAAAAAAGGTATAAAAAATTTAATACTTTTTATTCTTGGATTAATAACAGGTGGAACAATATTTTTCCTGTTAATATTTGCTTTTGTTAATGCAAATACATATGTGAGTATTCCTTCATTAATGGGTGAAGACAAAGAAACAGCAATAAATGCTCTAAAAGAAAAAGGACTTATTCCAATTGTAAAAGGGGTTGGGGATAGCGTATTATATACAGATCCTCCAGCCAATACAAAAGTAAAAAAAGGAAGACATGTATTTATTCAATTAGGGCGTATTGAAAAATTAAAAGTGCCTGATTTAATAGGAATTCCTGTTGAGGTTGCCGAAGAATTTTTGACTGAATATAAATTAAAATATAAGATTATTAAAATTTATTATCCAGACGAAAAAATTGAGACGGTAATTGATATGACGCCGAAACCAAATACACCTGTAATGGAAGGCGATACGATAATTTTAAAGGTAGCATCTTCGGAGGTGAATAAGTGA
- the rlmN gene encoding 23S rRNA (adenine(2503)-C(2))-methyltransferase RlmN: MVKKNILDYSYEELIEEFKKINLQKFRVDQVLDWIFKKHVFDFYEMTNLSKEMRKQLDDYFYIYIPEPVDIQRSKKDKTTKFLWKLEDGRTIESVLLFYPNRVSACISSQVGCALKCKFCSTGASGFERDLSTGEIIAQVLAIEKLENVNINNIVLMGMGEPLLNYDNVIKAIRNWNNKKMKNLGARHITISTAGIADKIEELADFELDIRLSISLHAVSNYQRDQIMPINSKYPIEQVLQAAKVYQQKTKNRVTIEYIAIKGFNDTEEDAIKLAEILKGLKVMVNIIPVNPNPAGFERPSKKFLTNFVKKLKENGIEATLRIEKGTDIDAACGQLKMRKKGINLK; this comes from the coding sequence ATGGTGAAGAAAAATATTTTAGACTATAGTTATGAGGAATTAATAGAAGAATTTAAAAAGATAAATTTGCAAAAGTTTAGAGTGGATCAGGTATTGGATTGGATATTTAAAAAACATGTTTTTGATTTCTATGAAATGACAAATCTTTCTAAAGAAATGAGAAAGCAATTGGACGATTATTTTTATATATACATTCCAGAACCTGTAGATATACAGAGATCTAAAAAGGATAAAACAACAAAATTCCTATGGAAATTGGAAGATGGCAGAACAATTGAATCTGTTTTACTTTTTTATCCTAACAGGGTGTCAGCATGTATATCCTCACAGGTTGGTTGTGCATTAAAATGTAAGTTCTGCTCAACTGGAGCAAGCGGATTTGAAAGAGATTTATCCACAGGTGAAATTATAGCTCAGGTACTTGCAATAGAAAAATTGGAAAATGTAAATATAAACAATATAGTTTTAATGGGCATGGGAGAACCATTATTAAATTATGATAATGTAATAAAAGCCATTAGAAATTGGAATAATAAAAAAATGAAAAATCTTGGCGCAAGACATATCACTATATCAACAGCAGGAATTGCCGATAAAATAGAAGAACTTGCAGATTTTGAGCTTGATATAAGACTTTCAATATCTTTACATGCAGTATCAAATTATCAGAGAGATCAGATTATGCCAATTAATTCAAAATATCCTATAGAACAGGTATTACAGGCAGCTAAGGTATATCAGCAAAAGACGAAAAATAGGGTAACTATAGAATATATAGCCATAAAAGGATTTAACGATACAGAAGAAGATGCGATAAAACTTGCAGAAATATTAAAAGGATTAAAGGTAATGGTAAATATAATTCCAGTTAATCCAAATCCGGCAGGGTTTGAAAGACCTTCAAAAAAATTCCTTACAAATTTTGTGAAAAAACTCAAGGAAAATGGTATAGAGGCAACATTAAGAATTGAAAAAGGAACAGATATTGACGCTGCATGTGGCCAATTAAAAATGAGAAAAAAGGGTATTAATTTAAAATGA
- a CDS encoding radical SAM protein: MKKIHFVKMQNTKSISLTGNYCYLNCKHCNKHYLEHMATINEIDNFSNMTSLLLSGGMNSEIKVPVYNFVERLKEYKEKYGFKYNLHTGFMDKKELKKIKEISDAISFDLVGNAETMLEVYGVDKFEDMWDTFDNLINMKFNVKPHITIGLNGGKTTHEIEAIDRLSKYNVSDIVFLVFIPTPGSYFEDREPPEIEEVIKIFEYAKEKISGIKLTLGCMHPKGRYRRELQEKLLYIADKIVQPVQNTIKIAQEENFEITWSYECCVF; the protein is encoded by the coding sequence ATGAAAAAGATACATTTTGTAAAAATGCAGAATACAAAATCCATATCTCTAACTGGAAATTATTGTTATCTCAATTGCAAACATTGTAATAAGCATTATTTAGAACATATGGCAACAATTAACGAAATAGATAATTTTTCAAATATGACATCTTTATTATTAAGTGGAGGGATGAATTCAGAGATAAAGGTGCCTGTATATAATTTTGTGGAACGTTTAAAAGAATACAAAGAAAAGTATGGATTTAAATACAATTTACATACAGGATTTATGGATAAAAAAGAATTGAAAAAAATAAAAGAAATTAGCGATGCAATATCCTTTGATCTTGTTGGAAATGCTGAAACAATGTTGGAAGTATATGGCGTTGATAAATTTGAAGATATGTGGGATACATTTGATAACCTTATAAATATGAAATTTAACGTAAAACCACATATAACAATAGGTCTTAACGGTGGAAAAACAACCCATGAGATTGAAGCTATAGACAGATTATCAAAGTATAATGTTTCAGATATAGTATTCCTTGTTTTTATACCAACTCCGGGATCATATTTTGAAGATAGAGAACCGCCAGAAATAGAAGAAGTAATTAAAATTTTTGAGTATGCTAAAGAAAAAATTTCAGGAATTAAATTAACCTTAGGGTGTATGCATCCAAAAGGAAGGTACAGGAGGGAATTACAGGAAAAATTGCTATATATTGCAGACAAAATAGTGCAACCAGTTCAAAATACCATAAAGATTGCCCAGGAAGAGAACTTTGAAATTACGTGGAGCTATGAATGCTGCGTATTTTAA
- the rnc gene encoding ribonuclease III, with protein MIINDHEKKIVKAVKKIIGIENIDEELLFEALCHSSYANDYKSRGRDINSNERMEFLGDSVLNLIIAEHLFKNYNLNEGDMARVRATVGSELILFEAAKKLNLGDYILLSKNEAKFGGREKHSIVSDLFEAIIAAIYLSLGFEKAKEFALKNLNEYIQQSIEGKLFLDYKTRLQELTQKDLKIRPEYNLVRQDGPPHNRTFVVEVKINGKVYGKGIGKSKKVAEQLAAKEACERFKGDQQ; from the coding sequence ATGATAATTAATGATCATGAGAAAAAGATAGTAAAAGCAGTAAAAAAGATAATTGGTATTGAAAATATAGACGAAGAGCTTCTATTTGAGGCTCTTTGTCATTCTTCTTATGCTAATGATTATAAATCAAGAGGGAGAGATATCAATTCAAATGAAAGAATGGAATTTCTTGGGGATTCTGTATTAAATCTTATAATAGCAGAGCATTTATTCAAAAATTACAATCTCAATGAAGGAGATATGGCAAGAGTTAGAGCCACAGTAGGGAGTGAATTAATACTTTTTGAAGCAGCTAAGAAACTCAATCTTGGCGATTATATATTACTCAGCAAAAATGAGGCAAAGTTTGGTGGAAGAGAAAAACATTCCATTGTTTCAGACCTATTTGAGGCTATAATTGCTGCGATATATCTTTCATTGGGTTTTGAAAAAGCAAAGGAATTTGCATTAAAGAACCTAAACGAATATATTCAACAGTCAATTGAGGGGAAACTCTTTCTTGATTATAAAACAAGATTGCAGGAATTAACCCAGAAAGATTTAAAAATAAGGCCAGAATACAATCTTGTGAGACAGGATGGCCCACCCCACAATAGAACATTTGTTGTTGAGGTTAAGATAAACGGCAAAGTATATGGCAAGGGGATTGGAAAATCTAAAAAAGTTGCAGAACAACTTGCGGCAAAAGAAGCATGTGAAAGATTTAAAGGAGATCAGCAATGA
- a CDS encoding transketolase, giving the protein MKKSLKELKELAKICRADILKMTTVAKSGHPGGSMSSIDLYLSVFNVANIDPENPYDPKRDRVVISHGHTSPGVYSALARLGFFNPDDVLAGFRHPGSIFEGHITRGIPGVEWTTGNLGQGLSAGVGMALASKITGADYRVFVLHSDGESPKGQIAEARRTAVKEKLSNLTVLVDYNDIQISGRARDVLFVDIAKEYEADGWKVLEVDGHDFEQILNAIEEAKNYKLGPTVIIAKTIIGKGVSFMENRHEYHGAPLKEDALEKALKELGVENDIEKYKEMRSKLPLIREKLEFEDNTVVAEPETPIVYTKKDKIDNRGAFGNAIADLAKANKGKVPVVAVDCDLKPSVKLEKFEKVAPENYVQIGIQEHNAATIAGAMSVCGVVPFFVDFGVFGLDETFNQQRLNDINHTNLKTAVTHCGIDIGEDGKTHHEINYVGIVRSFFDTKLIVPADPNQTDKAVRYAASTPGNVVIAMGRSKIPVILNEAGEPFFGEGYTFEYGKMDILRKGEKVTILTHGSVAHKAVNVADKLKEEGIKITVINVSAPLEFDAAKIKEYIENTEVIIYEDHNKYNGLFVEFSKSVVENGIKPAGIEVLGVDNYSPSGSNALLFKIFKLDEESLYEIVKEKISK; this is encoded by the coding sequence ATGAAAAAATCATTGAAAGAATTAAAAGAACTTGCAAAAATATGTAGAGCAGATATTTTGAAAATGACAACAGTTGCAAAATCAGGACATCCAGGAGGTTCAATGTCCTCTATAGATCTATATTTAAGCGTATTTAACGTTGCAAATATAGATCCAGAAAATCCATATGATCCAAAAAGAGATAGAGTTGTAATCAGTCACGGTCATACATCACCAGGTGTATATTCAGCACTTGCAAGACTTGGATTCTTTAATCCAGATGATGTATTAGCAGGGTTCAGACATCCAGGTTCAATATTTGAAGGCCATATAACAAGAGGTATCCCTGGAGTAGAATGGACAACAGGAAACCTTGGACAGGGATTATCTGCAGGAGTAGGTATGGCTTTAGCATCAAAGATAACAGGTGCAGATTATAGAGTATTTGTATTACACAGTGATGGTGAATCACCAAAGGGGCAGATAGCAGAAGCAAGAAGAACGGCTGTAAAGGAAAAATTAAGCAATCTTACAGTATTGGTTGATTATAACGATATACAAATCTCTGGAAGAGCAAGAGACGTATTATTTGTTGATATTGCAAAGGAATATGAAGCTGACGGTTGGAAAGTATTGGAAGTTGATGGGCATGATTTTGAGCAGATATTAAATGCTATTGAAGAAGCAAAAAATTATAAACTCGGTCCAACAGTAATTATTGCCAAAACAATAATTGGTAAAGGCGTTTCCTTTATGGAAAACAGACATGAATATCATGGAGCACCATTAAAAGAAGATGCTCTTGAAAAAGCATTAAAAGAACTTGGTGTTGAAAATGATATAGAAAAATATAAAGAAATGAGAAGCAAATTACCATTAATTAGAGAAAAATTAGAATTTGAAGATAATACAGTAGTAGCAGAACCTGAAACACCTATTGTTTATACAAAAAAAGATAAGATTGATAACAGAGGAGCCTTTGGTAATGCAATAGCAGATCTTGCAAAAGCAAATAAAGGTAAAGTACCTGTTGTTGCAGTAGATTGTGATTTAAAACCATCAGTAAAACTTGAAAAGTTTGAAAAGGTTGCACCAGAAAACTATGTTCAAATAGGTATTCAGGAACATAACGCAGCAACAATTGCAGGTGCAATGTCAGTTTGTGGAGTAGTTCCATTCTTTGTAGACTTCGGTGTATTTGGTCTTGATGAAACATTTAACCAACAAAGATTAAACGATATAAACCATACAAACTTAAAAACAGCAGTAACTCACTGTGGTATTGATATAGGTGAAGATGGAAAAACACATCATGAAATTAATTATGTAGGTATAGTAAGAAGTTTCTTTGATACAAAATTAATTGTTCCAGCTGATCCTAACCAGACAGATAAAGCTGTAAGATACGCAGCTTCAACACCTGGTAATGTAGTAATTGCAATGGGTAGATCAAAGATTCCTGTAATCTTAAATGAAGCTGGAGAACCATTCTTTGGTGAAGGTTATACATTTGAATATGGTAAAATGGATATCTTAAGAAAAGGTGAAAAAGTAACAATATTAACTCATGGAAGTGTTGCACATAAGGCTGTTAATGTAGCAGATAAATTAAAAGAAGAAGGAATAAAGATTACAGTAATAAACGTGTCAGCACCACTTGAATTTGATGCAGCAAAAATAAAAGAATATATTGAAAATACAGAAGTAATAATCTACGAAGACCATAATAAATACAACGGATTATTTGTAGAATTTTCAAAATCTGTAGTGGAAAATGGAATAAAACCAGCTGGTATAGAGGTATTAGGTGTAGACAATTATTCACCATCAGGAAGCAATGCATTATTATTCAAGATCTTTAAATTAGATGAAGAATCCCTTTATGAAATAGTAAAGGAGAAAATAAGTAAATGA
- a CDS encoding DUF2905 domain-containing protein, with protein MKIIGNIFIEMGILLIVIGIIIIVIGKSGIKLGHLPGDIIIKKENFVFYFPITTMLVISAVLNIIFILIRRLK; from the coding sequence ATGAAAATAATTGGCAATATATTTATTGAAATGGGTATATTGCTTATAGTTATAGGTATTATAATTATTGTTATTGGAAAATCTGGTATAAAATTAGGGCATTTGCCCGGGGATATTATCATAAAAAAAGAAAATTTTGTATTTTATTTTCCCATAACTACAATGTTGGTTATAAGTGCAGTATTAAATATAATATTTATCCTGATAAGGAGATTAAAATAA
- a CDS encoding PSP1 domain-containing protein has translation MINLKALVYGVEITKLSPILYYASNGEDIKIGDLVLVNTSMGLDVGKVILGPKELTFEEIGYEVTTILRRLNDEDMEIYEENKKLARKVKEVTEIKVKELQLPMRVLSARYIFDRSKVIVYFGSDTRVDFRELVKELAKEFRARIELRQIGIRDEVKMVGSMGLCGQMTCCSRFLRKFDSIKMEMAKTQQMLINTAKISGRCGRLMCCLAYENDFYEESLKCIPNEGTTIEYDNVPARVITVNIFLKQVTLQIIENNQPVMVKLPFDYFKKNCNTEE, from the coding sequence ATGATAAATTTAAAGGCTTTAGTATATGGGGTTGAAATAACAAAATTATCACCTATTTTATATTATGCAAGTAACGGAGAAGATATAAAAATAGGTGATTTAGTATTGGTAAATACTTCAATGGGGCTTGATGTTGGAAAGGTAATTTTAGGTCCTAAAGAATTAACCTTTGAAGAAATTGGATATGAAGTTACCACTATTTTAAGAAGATTAAATGATGAAGATATGGAAATATATGAAGAAAATAAAAAACTTGCAAGAAAGGTAAAAGAGGTTACTGAAATAAAGGTAAAAGAATTGCAGCTCCCAATGAGGGTATTATCTGCGAGATATATATTTGACCGTTCAAAAGTAATTGTATATTTTGGTTCAGATACGAGAGTGGATTTTAGAGAATTGGTAAAAGAACTTGCAAAGGAATTTAGGGCAAGGATAGAGTTAAGGCAGATAGGTATAAGAGATGAAGTAAAAATGGTTGGATCAATGGGTTTATGTGGTCAAATGACATGTTGTTCGAGGTTTTTAAGGAAATTCGATTCAATAAAAATGGAAATGGCAAAGACCCAGCAGATGTTAATAAACACAGCAAAAATTTCCGGACGATGCGGAAGATTAATGTGCTGTCTTGCATATGAAAATGATTTTTATGAAGAATCATTAAAATGTATTCCTAATGAAGGAACAACAATTGAATATGACAATGTTCCTGCAAGGGTAATTACAGTAAATATATTCTTGAAACAGGTAACCCTCCAGATTATTGAAAATAATCAGCCGGTAATGGTAAAACTTCCATTTGATTATTTTAAGAAAAACTGCAATACGGAGGAATAA
- a CDS encoding YaaR family protein, translated as MFINPMSGSSAQKSENSKVKNKKSSKKSKASRKRKTTFSEILDLNEADIIKKDLEKLLEKIEEYGAEFKRSPVERNLEKYKKSVKDFLKKIEKNLYKLESKLNFREKNFYVVADQVNKELKELTDKILKNESGAFVYAKKIDAINGLLLDLYK; from the coding sequence ATGTTTATAAACCCCATGTCAGGAAGTTCTGCTCAAAAATCCGAAAATAGCAAGGTAAAAAATAAAAAATCATCTAAAAAAAGTAAAGCGTCTCGAAAAAGAAAGACAACTTTTTCTGAAATTCTTGATTTAAATGAAGCGGATATAATAAAAAAGGATCTTGAAAAATTGCTTGAAAAAATAGAAGAATATGGTGCAGAGTTTAAAAGGTCTCCAGTTGAAAGGAATCTTGAAAAATATAAAAAAAGCGTCAAAGACTTTTTGAAAAAGATAGAAAAAAATTTATATAAATTAGAATCGAAGTTAAATTTTAGAGAGAAAAATTTTTATGTTGTTGCGGATCAGGTAAATAAGGAATTAAAGGAATTAACAGATAAAATTTTAAAAAATGAGAGTGGAGCTTTTGTATATGCTAAAAAAATAGATGCCATTAATGGATTATTACTTGATTTATATAAATGA